Proteins found in one Amphiura filiformis chromosome 14, Afil_fr2py, whole genome shotgun sequence genomic segment:
- the LOC140170231 gene encoding lactoylglutathione lyase-like, with translation MAKSSLNIDEVESLCAEPDPSTRDYISHHTMLLIKDPKKTLDFYTRILGMRLLFGVDLPAISTSTFFMGFAKAEDIPKDKAKTIEWASKKPGCIEFRYEYGTDTDESFKGYHNGESDPRGFGHIAVCVPNIDDACKRLEELGVEFAENPKQGKMSGPAYIKDPDGYWIEICSGKKYREDLTGII, from the exons ATGGCAAAAAGCAGTctgaatattgatgaagtagaaagCTTGTGTGCAGAGCCTGACCCCAGCACAAGA GATTACATCTCGCATCACACAATGTTACTAATCAAGGATCCAAAGAAAACTTTAGATTTCTACACCAGAATTCTTGGAATGAG GTTGTTATTTGGGGTTGACTTGCCTGCTATCTCAACTTCAACGTTTTTCATGGGCTTTGCAAAGGCAGAAGATATTCCCAAAGATAAAGCCAAGACGATAGAGTGGGCTTCTAAGAAACCAGGATGCATTGAGTTCCGATA CGAATATGGAACTGATACAGACGAAAGCTTCAAAGGATACCACAATGGTGAATCCGATCCAAGAGGATTTG GACATATTGCAGTCTGTGTTCCTAATATAGACGACGCTTGCAAAAGATTAGAAGAGCTGGGTGTAGAATTTGCGGAGAACCCAAAGCAAG GAAAGATGTCAGGTCCTGCATATATCAAAGATCCTGATGGCTATTGGATTGAGATTTGTTCCGGCAAAAAATACCGGGAAGATTTAACCGGAATAATTTAA